In Fimbriimonadales bacterium, the following are encoded in one genomic region:
- a CDS encoding flagellar hook-basal body protein, giving the protein MNRGIQAAANGMQANQLLLDVLANNLANLDTVAFKRDGVLFAEMLEREMFIPDSFGEHAIGRLGSSVNVLGTYTSQSVGPAVITGNPLDVMLEKSNQFFAIETPDGIRYTRDGEFRPNNEGYLATRDGYPVLDASGRAILLPQGAEKIEIAKNGAIIVDGAEIATLDVREGNLTKVGKNLYVGEPFVTENPIVSSGVLEGSNVSAIECMVEMISLLRNFEAANRAVRTQDELTERLLQSLATR; this is encoded by the coding sequence ATGAACAGGGGAATTCAAGCCGCTGCGAACGGAATGCAAGCGAATCAACTCCTTTTGGATGTGCTTGCAAATAATCTCGCAAATCTCGATACCGTCGCTTTCAAGCGCGACGGTGTTTTATTTGCCGAGATGCTCGAGCGCGAAATGTTTATCCCCGACTCCTTCGGCGAACATGCTATCGGGAGGTTAGGTTCTAGTGTGAATGTGTTAGGTACGTACACTTCGCAAAGTGTCGGACCTGCCGTAATCACAGGGAATCCACTCGATGTCATGCTGGAAAAGTCGAATCAGTTTTTTGCAATCGAAACACCCGATGGGATTCGTTACACGCGGGACGGAGAATTTCGACCGAATAACGAAGGATATCTTGCTACGCGCGATGGATATCCGGTGCTCGATGCATCAGGGCGCGCAATTCTTCTTCCGCAGGGAGCGGAAAAAATCGAAATTGCAAAGAACGGAGCCATAATTGTGGATGGTGCGGAAATCGCGACTTTAGATGTACGCGAAGGAAACTTGACGAAAGTCGGAAAGAATTTATATGTCGGGGAACCATTCGTTACGGAGAATCCCATAGTTTCATCCGGAGTTCTCGAAGGCTCGAATGTCAGTGCAATCGAATGCATGGTAGAGATGATTTCTCTTTTGCGAAATTTCGAAGCTGCAAATCGGGCTGTGAGAACACAAGACGAATTGACGGAACGGTTGCTTCAAAGCCTTGCAACGCGTTAA
- the flgG gene encoding flagellar basal-body rod protein FlgG, giving the protein MNRSLTTAATGMVVQQRNLDIIANNLANVNTTAFKANRAEFQDLMYQTLRLAGAEQGGGNLLPASQQVGMGAKFVSNATSFDNGPLQTTGGTFDVAINGKGFFGVTLSDGTTAYTRDGSFKLSADGTLVTSDGYPLLGGIIIPPDAQSVTIAPNGTVTAQISGQTEPQILGQINIWTFSNPAGLERMGKNLYRGTVASGEATETEPGLNGSGTLEQGFLEGSNVQIVDEMVRLILAQRAYEVNSKAIQTADEMLNSTNNLKR; this is encoded by the coding sequence ATGAATCGCTCGCTTACGACTGCTGCCACCGGAATGGTGGTGCAACAAAGAAATTTAGACATTATCGCCAACAACTTGGCGAACGTCAATACCACCGCTTTTAAAGCCAATCGGGCGGAATTCCAAGACCTCATGTATCAGACTTTGCGTCTTGCCGGCGCAGAGCAAGGGGGGGGAAATTTATTGCCTGCTTCTCAGCAAGTGGGCATGGGTGCAAAATTCGTCTCCAATGCAACGAGTTTCGATAACGGTCCTTTACAGACTACGGGGGGGACATTCGATGTAGCCATCAACGGCAAAGGCTTTTTCGGCGTGACACTTTCGGACGGAACAACCGCTTACACCCGAGACGGAAGTTTCAAACTCAGCGCAGACGGAACGCTCGTTACGAGCGACGGATATCCTTTACTGGGGGGGATTATCATTCCTCCCGATGCGCAAAGCGTAACCATAGCACCGAATGGCACGGTGACGGCGCAAATCAGCGGACAAACCGAACCGCAAATATTAGGACAAATCAACATTTGGACGTTTTCGAATCCGGCTGGCTTAGAAAGAATGGGAAAGAATCTATATCGTGGTACTGTCGCAAGCGGGGAAGCGACGGAAACAGAACCAGGGCTCAACGGAAGCGGAACACTCGAGCAAGGGTTTTTGGAAGGCTCGAATGTTCAAATCGTGGATGAAATGGTGCGGTTGATTCTCGCACAGCGGGCTTACGAGGTGAATTCCAAAGCGATTCAAACCGCGGATGAAATGCTGAATTCCACGAATAATCTGAAGCGATAA
- a CDS encoding flagellar basal body L-ring protein FlgH translates to MKRLITMKRLITLFVCCISVSGFSQIFNPGSLWDDSVGNPYADRKATRVGDILTVIISETSSASSSAQTRTSKSDSTRIDAGIGPILRALIPHWESGTEFESEGQGVTQRSGRLLARLTVVVKAILPNGNMVIEGSRFVQVNKETMRLVISGIVRPYDIRTDNTILSEFIAEASIRYEGKGTVGDRQRKGLINQLLDWLF, encoded by the coding sequence ATGAAAAGACTTATAACTATGAAAAGACTTATAACTTTGTTCGTTTGTTGCATTTCTGTTTCTGGATTTTCCCAAATTTTTAATCCTGGCTCTCTTTGGGATGACAGTGTAGGAAATCCTTATGCGGATAGGAAAGCAACGCGCGTAGGAGACATTCTTACCGTCATCATCTCGGAAACGAGCAGTGCGAGTTCTTCGGCGCAAACGAGAACTTCGAAAAGCGATTCGACGAGAATAGACGCCGGCATCGGGCCGATTCTTCGCGCCCTTATCCCTCATTGGGAAAGCGGGACGGAATTCGAAAGCGAAGGACAAGGAGTTACTCAACGTTCGGGGAGATTGCTCGCGAGGCTTACGGTTGTCGTGAAAGCGATCTTGCCGAACGGAAACATGGTCATCGAAGGTTCGCGTTTCGTGCAAGTGAACAAAGAAACGATGCGCTTGGTAATAAGCGGCATCGTTCGTCCTTACGATATCCGTACGGACAATACGATTTTGAGCGAGTTTATCGCTGAGGCTTCGATTCGTTACGAAGGAAAAGGTACCGTCGGAGACCGTCAGCGAAAAGGCTTGATCAATCAGTTATTGGATTGGCTGTTCTAA
- a CDS encoding flagellar basal body P-ring protein FlgI yields the protein MRLLTSFTILASISLAYAEGGLLGDSEQGNVVSQTPKKEAGMQKGENLGALKVRIKDLTRVRGVRSNQISNIGVVVGLEGTGDTRNSPFAQLAITNLMRDFGITIDSRQLNLKNVAIVMVTAELPPFVRPGNRIDVTVSSIGDAKSLKGGYLLQTPLYSARKDVAYAVAMGPVSIGGFNFAQGGTERQKNHTTVGLITGGALVERPVETQYEFNGSLFLELIEPDFTTANRIAEAINSSYKDLSAVAWDAGGVEVRGAQSTILDPVEVLSRVESLMVVPDAIATIVINERTGTIVVGGDVKIGSAMIAHGGLTVKINQYNEIVQPLPFSRGTTETQTNTDVQVKEDIVRIGVVKSNATLDDLAKIFRALRVTPRDMIAIIEALRAQGAIKAVVKVQ from the coding sequence ATGAGATTGCTGACAAGTTTCACGATTCTTGCGAGTATTTCTCTCGCGTATGCAGAGGGGGGTCTGCTTGGTGATTCGGAGCAAGGAAACGTTGTTTCCCAAACTCCGAAAAAAGAAGCGGGGATGCAAAAAGGAGAAAACCTCGGTGCGCTAAAGGTACGAATCAAAGACCTCACTCGTGTGCGAGGTGTACGCAGCAACCAGATTAGCAACATCGGAGTCGTGGTGGGGCTCGAAGGTACGGGAGACACGAGGAATTCTCCCTTTGCACAATTGGCGATAACGAATCTGATGCGCGATTTCGGAATCACCATAGATTCACGTCAACTGAATCTGAAAAACGTCGCTATCGTAATGGTGACTGCTGAACTGCCTCCTTTCGTGAGACCGGGCAATCGCATAGACGTTACGGTGAGCTCCATTGGAGATGCGAAAAGTTTGAAGGGAGGATATCTATTGCAAACCCCCTTATACTCTGCTCGAAAGGATGTCGCTTATGCAGTCGCTATGGGACCTGTGAGCATTGGCGGATTTAATTTCGCGCAGGGCGGAACGGAACGACAAAAAAATCACACGACGGTAGGATTGATAACAGGGGGGGCACTCGTCGAACGTCCCGTCGAAACCCAATACGAATTCAATGGCAGTTTGTTTTTGGAACTTATCGAACCGGATTTCACCACAGCGAACCGAATTGCGGAAGCCATCAATTCCTCGTATAAAGATTTGTCGGCGGTGGCTTGGGATGCAGGGGGGGTGGAAGTCCGTGGTGCTCAGTCTACGATTCTCGACCCGGTAGAGGTGCTCAGTCGTGTGGAATCCCTCATGGTGGTTCCCGATGCCATCGCTACGATAGTAATCAATGAAAGAACTGGGACGATTGTCGTAGGGGGGGATGTCAAAATCGGCTCTGCGATGATTGCTCACGGTGGATTAACCGTAAAAATCAATCAGTATAACGAAATCGTTCAACCGCTTCCCTTCAGTAGAGGAACGACGGAGACGCAAACGAACACGGATGTGCAAGTGAAAGAAGACATCGTTCGCATCGGAGTCGTGAAATCCAATGCGACTTTAGACGATTTAGCGAAAATCTTTCGCGCTTTGAGAGTTACGCCGCGCGACATGATTGCGATTATCGAAGCGCTGCGGGCTCAAGGTGCAATCAAAGCGGTGGTGAAAGTGCAATGA
- a CDS encoding rod-binding protein, with product MNGIQFSSRNAVATHPALTAEQKELARLKKACCEFEALLVKQLFAEMRKSATEGWMGGNFQAKFYEDFLDDAIAKQITTGKGIGISEMLYSQMKEVVLSRFSNRAESQDGKIRESSSAPQKNNGGRSPAEKILLKEKTS from the coding sequence ATGAACGGTATTCAGTTTTCTTCCCGCAATGCAGTTGCGACCCATCCCGCTCTTACAGCAGAGCAAAAAGAATTGGCGCGTTTGAAAAAGGCATGCTGCGAGTTCGAAGCTCTTTTAGTGAAGCAACTCTTTGCAGAGATGCGCAAGAGTGCGACAGAAGGATGGATGGGGGGGAATTTCCAAGCGAAATTCTACGAAGACTTTCTCGATGATGCGATTGCAAAACAAATAACGACGGGAAAGGGAATCGGAATAAGCGAGATGTTGTATTCGCAAATGAAGGAGGTCGTATTGAGTCGTTTCTCAAACCGAGCAGAGAGTCAAGACGGAAAAATTCGCGAGTCGTCTAGCGCTCCCCAAAAAAACAATGGCGGGAGAAGTCCCGCTGAAAAAATTCTTCTCAAGGAGAAAACTTCGTGA